A DNA window from Cutaneotrichosporon cavernicola HIS019 DNA, chromosome: 2 contains the following coding sequences:
- a CDS encoding uncharacterized protein (IMP dehydrogenase / GMP reductase domain), whose protein sequence is MNRLQRYDQNVFSIADLQREGTKKLSKMVGEYYNEGAMDLLSMNDNVAAFDRVRLRPRVCIDVSQVDMSTECFGAKVKMPLGFSPAAMHGMAHDDAELGTSRAAAKAGCNMVLSTWSNHSIADVVNAGDGYGNAYGQQLSMVECWDTNMHMIRNAEKAGCAALVLTVDCAYLGRRLNEYRNDFTLPEHLTFPNLPPGINPYNFVQSDPRTAYDRAFTWDKVEKIVKSTSMQVYLKGILTAEDALLAAESGVHGILVSNHGGRQLDGAISTFDALEDIVAAVKGRIQIHFDGGIRRGSDIFKALAMGADYCWVGRIPVWGLAYDGENGVSLALKLLYDELLITMALCGCSKLSDIRRSHLARLRGDGTFAKL, encoded by the exons ATGAACCGCCTCCAGAGGTACGACCAGAATGTCTTCAGCATCGCGGACCTCCAACGGGAGGGGACGAAGAAGCTGTCCAAGATGGTTGGAGAGTATTACAACGAGGGTGCAATGGACCTCCTTAG CATGAACGACAATGTTGCAGCCTTTGACCGCGTCCGGCTCCGCCCACGCGTCTGCATCGACGTGTCTCAGGTTGACATGTCAACAGAGTGTTTCGGCGCAAAGGTCAAAATGCCCCTCGGTTTCTCCCCCGCGGCCATGCACGGGATGGCCCACGACGATGCCGAACTGGGCACTtcgcgcgccgcggccaaggctggcTGCAACATGGTGCTTTCCACTTGGTCGAACCACTCgatcgccgacgtcgtcaaTGCTGGGGACGGGTACGGAAACGCGTACGGTCAGCAGCTCAGCATGGTTGAGTGCTGGGACACCAACATGCACATGATCCGCAACGCAGAGA AGGCGGGCTGCGCAGCCCTCGTGCTCACCGTCGACTGCGCCTATCTCGGCCGCCGGCTCAACGAATATCGCAACGACTTTACTCTTCCTGAACatctcaccttccccaacCTGCCACCTGGTATCAACCCTTACAACTTTGTGCAGAGCGACCCCCGTACCGCGTACGACCGTGCCTTCACTTgggacaaggtcgagaagattgtcaagtcgacgtcgatgcAGGTGTACCTTAAAGGCA TTCTGACTGCGGAAGACGCTCTTCTTGCTGCCGAATCTGGTGTTCACGGCATCCTTGTTTCTAACCACGGTGGTCGCCAGCTTGACGGAGCAATCTCCACGTTTGATGCACTGGAGGACATTGTGGCTGCCGTCAAGGGGCGCATTCAGATCCACTTTGATGGCGGAATTCGCCGTGGCAGCGACATCTTCAAGGCCCTCGCCATGGGCGCCGACTACTGCTGGGTCGGGCGCATCCCCGTTTGGGGTCTGGCT TacgacggcgagaacgGGGTCAGCCTCGCTCTTAAGCTGCTCTACGATGAGCTTCTAATCACAATGGCGCTCTGCGGCTGCTCCAAGCTGAGTGACATCCGCCGCAGTCACCTCGCGCGGCTTCGTGGCGACGGCACCTTTGCCAAGCTGTAA
- a CDS encoding uncharacterized protein (Endoribonuclease L-PSP) has protein sequence MTNPNKVVIEAANGAKPNPIINNLIVSGNTVYLAGVLGTDAAGQLVSGGVKEETIQSMRNATERLSHIGLDLSDVVSITIFVNDYASNLPGLNEVYGGCFPKGAAMPVRTAVGVAALPFNAAAEFSIVAAKRS, from the exons ATGACCAACCCAAACAAGGTCGTTATCGAGGCTGCCAATGGCGCCAAGC CCAACCCCATCATCAACAACCTGATCGTCTCTGGGAACACGGTCTACCTTGCCGGTGTGCTTGGGACGGACGCTGCCGGTCAGCTTGTTTCTGGTGgggtcaaggaggagacgatTCAGTCCATGCGCAACGCGACCGAGCGTCTCTCTCACATCGGCCTTGACCTTTCAGACG TCGTCAGCATCACCATCTTCGTGAACGACTATGCCAGCAACCTCCCGGGTCTCAACGAG GTCTATGGTGGCTGCTTCCCTAAGGGGGCTGCCATGCCGGTTCGGACCGCCGTGGGAGTGGCTGCCCTCCCCTTCAATGCTGCGGCAGAGTTCTCCATT GTTGCTGCCAAGCGTTCATAG